The Filimonas lacunae genomic sequence AACTAAAAAACAGGCTAAAGAAATCGTTAGCGAATGCGCTAAACGCGTTAACATGCCTTTTGCTACTGAGCGTTGGTTAGGTGGTATGCTTACTAACTTCAACACTGTTCGTAAGAGCGTGAAGAAAATGCAGAGCATTGAAAAAATGCTGGCTGATGGTAGCGCAGAAAGCTTAACTAAGAAAGAGCGTTTAACATTAACCCGCGATAAAGACAAAATGGAAAAAGTATTAGGTGGTATTGCCCAGCTGGGTCGTCTGCCTGCAGCTTTATTCCTGGTTGATATCGGGCACGAGCATATCGCATTAGCTGAAGCTAAGCGTTTAGGCATCACCACTTTTGGTATGGTTGATACCAACTGTGATCCTAACAAAGTTGACTTCGCTATTCCTTCAAACGATGATGCTACTAAATCTATCGCTATCATCACTAACTACATCACTGCTGCTATTGCAGAAGGTTTAGCTGAGCGTCAGGCTGCTAAAGATGATGATGTGGAAGAAGTAGATAACGAAAACGAAAAGAAAGCAGCACGTATCCAGGCAGAAGCAGAAGCTGAAGCTGCACGTGGTGGTAAAGTTCGTGGTGGTGCTCCTGCTAAACGTCGTGTACCAGGTGGTGCAAGCCGTCGTCCGGGTGGTCCAAGCACTGGCGGTCCACGCTAGTCGTCAACATTTCCAAATAGTTAAATCGTAAGGATGAATGTTGGGTTTTAAATGAAGCGTCTATATTAGACAATGCATTTAAAATTCAACATTCACCATTAAAATCATAAAAGAATACTATGTCAACTGTATCAATTACAGCCGCTGATATTAACAAACTGCGTCAGGCTACCGGCGCCGGTATGATGGATTGCCGCAAAGCGTTAACCGAAACCAATGGTGACTTTGAAGCTGCTATTGACTGGTTACGTAAGCAAGGACAGAAAGTTGCTGCTAAACGCAGCGACCGTGAAGCGAAAGAAGGTGTGGTCCTGGCTAAAACTACCGCTGACAACAAAACTGGTATTGTTCTGTGTATTAGCTGCGAAACTGACTTCGTATCTAAAAACGCGGACTTCGTTGCTTTTGCTCAAAGCATTGCTGATGCAGCTATTGCTAACGACGTAAAAAGCGCAGAAGAACTGAACGAAGTAAGCATCAACGGTGCTAAAATTTCAGATCTGATCAATGATAAACTGGCTGCTATCGGTGAAAAAATCGGTGTTAGCCGTTTTGAAAGAGTAGAAGCTCCTTATGTTGCCTCTTACATCCACGGTGCAAACCGTATGGGCGTACTGGTAGCTTTAGATAAAGAATCTGCTGAAGCTGGTAAAGACGTAGCTATGCAAATTGCTGCTATGAACCCGGTTGCAGTTGATCCTGAAAGCGTACCTGCTGAAGCAGTAGAACGCGAGAGAGCTATCGTTACCGAGCAAATTTCTGCTGATCCTAAAATGGCGGGCAAACCTGCTGAAATGATCGCTAAAATTGCTGATGGTAAACTGAATGCTTTCTTCAAAGAGCAAACTTTATTAGCTCAGCCTTTTGTTAAAGACGGTGGCAAAACTGTTGCTGAATTCCTGAAAAGCAGCGGCGACGTTAAAGTTCTGTCTTTCAAACGTGTTGCTTTAGGTTAATATCTAAGATAACATACTAACAATATACAGGCCCGGTAGCATATGCTGCCGGGCTTTTTAGTGGTATTATCTCTTACGTTTATCCTGCTTGTGTTGTATGCGGGTGTATAGCTGGTGGTTGATACAATAGTCCTGCACCATTTCTAAAAACGGCTCGCCATACTTAGCCATCTTCACTTCCCCAAATCCGTTTATTTTGGAGATATCGCTAAGCGTAATAGGCAAATAGCTGGCCAGTTCACTTAAAGTAGCATCGGAGAAAATAATATAAGGCGGCACGTTTTCGCTGGTGGCAATTTGTTTACGCAAAGCCTTCAATGCATCAAACAGGTCCTGTTCTATGGCAGGCATGGATGCGGCAACACCCTTCGTGGCAACAGGTTTGGTTTTGGTTTCCGGCGCTTTGGTAAGTACTGTCAGCATCAACACCGCTTCCCCTTTTAATACAGGCTTACTTTCTTCGGTAAGTTGTAGTATAGGGTATTGGCCATCTGTTTGTTTCAGGTAGCCCAGTTGTATCATCTCTTTCATAAAAGAACGCCACTGGTCTTTGCTGTACTCTTTACCTGCACCATAGGTTTTAAGCCCGCGGTGCATACCTTTAATGGCGTCGCTGCCACGTAAAAAGTCTATAACATAGTTCAACCCAAAGCGTTCTTCCAGCCGGCTTACAGCGCTTAGTATCTTTTGACCGGCAATGGTCATATCGCTTTTCACCTGGTCGCTCAGGCACACATCACAATTGCCACAGTAATTGCCGGTATATTCACTAAAATAGTTGAGCAGGTATTTGCGGCGGCAGGTATGCAGCTCGCAGAATTCGGCCATCTGTTTCAGCTTTTTCAGCATCAGGCGCGATTGTTCTTCGTTGCCTTCTACCTGTACCATATTGGTAAGCTTAATTACATCTGCACCGGTGTAATACAACAATGCTTCGCTGGCCAGCCCATCGCGCCCGGCACGACCGGTTTCCTGGTAATACCCTTCCAGGTTCTTAGGCATGTCGATATGTATTACATAACGCACGTTGCTTTTGTTAATGCCCATACCAAAGGCAATGGTGGCCACAATAATCTTCACCTCGTCTTTTAAAAACAGGTCCTGCCTTTCTTCCCGTACCTGCTTTTCTAACCCTGCATGATAGGCAATGGCGTCAAAGCCTTGTTCCCGCAGCTTTTCGGCAAGCGTTTCGGTGCTGTTGCGTGAGAGACAGTAGATAATACCTGCTTCGTTACGGCGTTCTTTCAGATATTGACACAGATGGTCAAAATGGTTTTTACGCGGCTTAATAGTGTAGCTGATATTAGGCCTGTTA encodes the following:
- the tsf gene encoding translation elongation factor Ts, which produces MSTVSITAADINKLRQATGAGMMDCRKALTETNGDFEAAIDWLRKQGQKVAAKRSDREAKEGVVLAKTTADNKTGIVLCISCETDFVSKNADFVAFAQSIADAAIANDVKSAEELNEVSINGAKISDLINDKLAAIGEKIGVSRFERVEAPYVASYIHGANRMGVLVALDKESAEAGKDVAMQIAAMNPVAVDPESVPAEAVERERAIVTEQISADPKMAGKPAEMIAKIADGKLNAFFKEQTLLAQPFVKDGGKTVAEFLKSSGDVKVLSFKRVALG
- the recQ gene encoding DNA helicase RecQ; protein product: MKDTGNSSERLLQLLKEHFGFTAFRHNQQAIIETILSGKDSMVLMPTGGGKSVCYQIPALALEGLTVVVSPLIALMKDQVDALHQNGIEAAYLNSTLSNYEQQDILDRLPLKNKPALKSQLKLLYISPERLLGERNFLNHLKEKVQVALFAIDEAHCISDWGHDFRPEYLMLGNLKQQFPETPIIALTATADTNTRNDIIKKLQLTHYATFENSFNRPNISYTIKPRKNHFDHLCQYLKERRNEAGIIYCLSRNSTETLAEKLREQGFDAIAYHAGLEKQVREERQDLFLKDEVKIIVATIAFGMGINKSNVRYVIHIDMPKNLEGYYQETGRAGRDGLASEALLYYTGADVIKLTNMVQVEGNEEQSRLMLKKLKQMAEFCELHTCRRKYLLNYFSEYTGNYCGNCDVCLSDQVKSDMTIAGQKILSAVSRLEERFGLNYVIDFLRGSDAIKGMHRGLKTYGAGKEYSKDQWRSFMKEMIQLGYLKQTDGQYPILQLTEESKPVLKGEAVLMLTVLTKAPETKTKPVATKGVAASMPAIEQDLFDALKALRKQIATSENVPPYIIFSDATLSELASYLPITLSDISKINGFGEVKMAKYGEPFLEMVQDYCINHQLYTRIQHKQDKRKR
- the rpsB gene encoding 30S ribosomal protein S2, with protein sequence MENNTSLQQQLLEAGVHFGHLRKKWNPKMLPYIFAEKKGIHIIDLNKTVDHLQETAAALKQIAKSGKKIMFVATKKQAKEIVSECAKRVNMPFATERWLGGMLTNFNTVRKSVKKMQSIEKMLADGSAESLTKKERLTLTRDKDKMEKVLGGIAQLGRLPAALFLVDIGHEHIALAEAKRLGITTFGMVDTNCDPNKVDFAIPSNDDATKSIAIITNYITAAIAEGLAERQAAKDDDVEEVDNENEKKAARIQAEAEAEAARGGKVRGGAPAKRRVPGGASRRPGGPSTGGPR